The Candidatus Poribacteria bacterium genome includes the window GATCATAAAATACAAGTTCATCTACAATCACCTATATAGGAATATGGTATGAAGAATCATAGTTTGTGGCGTTTCGGTGAATCAGGCTATTCGGGAAGTAACTTGTCTAAATACAATATCATTTGTCCATTCTGTATGGAGAACGGTAATTTTGAAACTGTACATCATGAAGAGAAGACAAAACCGAATTCATCAAAGACACTAAATTTTGATACACTTAAGTGTGGGAACTGTGCTGGATATGTCTTAGTTTTTTGGTCTGCCAGTGAGCATGGGAACATCCACGACTCTCTGGTTATACCTCAGGCAAGACGGACGGAAAGTTATCCTGAACACTGGCCAGAAGAAGTTGGCATATATTGGGTTGAGTCGAGAAGGGTTGTTGAGGATGGTAATTGGTATACTGGGGCATCATCGGCGCGAAACGCACTGCAAGCAGCATTGAGATGTCACCCAGATTGGGATGGTAATGCGAAAAGATCCTTGATACAGGAAATTGATGATTTTGCCTCAAAAGGGCATTTACCCCCGATCATGAAAGAATGGTCTAACGAGGTAAGACTGCTTGGTAATATCTCTTCGCATCCAATTCCTGGAAGAGACTCAATAGAACCTAAAGATGTATATGACATAATGGAATTCTTGGAGTTTTTATTAACTTATCTCTATGATCTCCCTGAAAGGATCAATCAGTATAAAAATAGGAACAAGAAATAAAAATTGAGCAACAAAATTCTATTTGAATCTCTTTTCAAATAACATTAATAAATAGAAATCGCTAAGACTGGACAACAAACATCTGGCTTGCTCGGCAAACGCACGGTGTGCGTGTTGTTTTTCGGTGCCTGCTGGTGCAAGGGTGCAATGCGTAGTATACAAGTCCGCAGCAAGTGCCGAGCCTGTGCTGCTGTGGGTAACCTACTCTAATATAACTCAAGTTGCTACCTACAAGATAATTGACACAGAAAACACCTTTCGCTCATGTCAAAAGTATGTGTGATGTGTGCTTGTTTTTTGTGGAAGCGGGCACCGCATGGATTTGACATCTTCGTTAGCACACAGTCTTACATGAGCCAAAACTTCATAAGTAAACAGGACTTACGCAATTTTGACTGGAGCCCGTTCTGTTAGATAAAAATTTTCGGAAAACATAGTGGTCTCCCGCCACAAACTGGGAAGTTTGTGCTACAAAAAAAAGAGCAGAATGCGTAAGTCCTAAGTAACGCCAGTTTGATTAATCATTTCGGATGTGTTGCCCATTCTATTTTCGCATCACAGAGGCGTGAAACGTACCATAAACTTCCAGTTTGTGCAGTATATCATGTTCATTAACAGTGGACGCTACATCAGTCCAATATTTATCAAACTCACGTTAAGTAAATTGAAAGAAGGAACTAAATGATTGATATTTCGCAATTCAAGGAACAACTGAAAGAATTTGATGCATTGCGTGACGATGATGAAATACAAACTGGAACTGTTGAGCACATGCAGCCTCAGCACGTAAAGGAGTGGCCCTCTGAATTACACTCATCCGTACGCAATGCTCTTATCCACGCCGGAATCACTACTCCCTACAAACACCAAGCAGAGGCGATCAGTAGATCGCTGAATGGGACAGATATAGTTTTGGAATCTCCCACCGCCAGTGGTAAGACTTTGGCATTCTCGGCACCGATGCTTGACGCTTTGGTACGCAATCCGGGTTCTCATGCACTCATGATCTATCCAATGAAAGCCTTAGCCTTTGACCAGAGAGAACAGATTGAAAAACTTTGTGAGCCGCTTCGGATTGAATCATTTCCTTATGATGGGGACACAGACAAGGAACATAGAGATCTACTACGGAATTATCCGATACCAATTCTATTGACCAATCCTGAATACTTGAACATGTCATTCTTAGCTTATAAGGAACAGTGGGAAGGGTTTTTGCGTAATTTACGGTATGTTATTATTGATGAGATGCATGAATATCGCGGTTTTTTCGGTGCTAACATGGCACTTTTACTACGCCGCTTTTTTCTCCATCTGGATCGTATCGGAGCGAATCCACGTGTATTCCTATCAACTGCGACTTGTGCTAATCCTGCGGAGCATGCCGAAAATCTTATAGGGCGGAACATTGAGGTTATATCAGCAAGAGATATGTTCCGTCCGAAACGCCACTTTGTCTTCGTGAATCCTGCTATTCCTGATTTCAGATATAGAGAAATTTTTAGGCTACGGATTGAGCAAGCTGCCTTAAGTATTCTTGCCAATCAGTTGCAAACCCTTGTGTTTTGTCCAACGAAACGATTCCTTGAAGATGCCCTTATCAATTGTAAGCGGAAGGCGGAAGAACAAGGACTCAACCCGGATGACATATCCCCGTTCTACGCTGATATGAAAAGTGATGATCGACGGGAAATACAACAAAAAATTAAAGATGGTGAAATTCGTATTGTATTCACGACCAATGCTTTAGAATTGGGACTGGACATTGGTGGGTTGGATGGAGTCATACTTGCAGGATTCCCTTCCAATATTATGTCTGCTTGGCAACAGATTGGGCGCGCAGGACGCGGCTGGAACAAAGAGGCTTTTGTGCTGTTTTATGCTATGAATGACCCAATAGATCGTTTTTTCGTCGGAAACTTGGACACTTTCTTAAACAAACCGTTGGATGAATTAGTTATTGATCCTTCTAATGAAGAACTCATTCGGAGGCACCTTCCATCTCTTACCTATGAAACAGATGGAGAGTTGTCTTCTGATGAGGAGCACATTCTCGGTAGCGCGTTTTATGATATATCTCAAATGAATACCGGAACAGTTCCAAAGGGCTTCAAACCGCATCAGAACTTGAACATCCGTGGGAGTATCGGCCAGTCTTTTGAATTGAAGCGAGGTAACGAGAAGCTCGGACAAATTTCGGAGATGCGGCGGTTTCGGGAAGCTTACATCGGTGCCACTTTCACTTTCTTTCGTCGAAAGTACTCTGTGCATGCCCATGAGGCAGATGCTGTTGTCTTGACTGATACTGAGCATAATCTCAGAACAGATCCGAGTTTTTTCACTGTGCTGATGCCAACAGCCGTTTTCAATGGAGTCGCTTATGGTGAAATTGAAGTATACTATGGTGTTCTGAATCTCACCATGAATTTCACCGGTTACAGAATAGTAGATGAACGCACAGGCGAGCCAAGGGAACTGCACCAAACAAATGATGCATACTATCAGAACAATCTACATGCCTTTTGGATAAATGTTCCACCAAGTGAACGTACCACTGACGGAATCAGTGCGCTGGAGCACATTATCCGCGTCGGAGGAATGTTTGTCATTCCAGCGGACCGATTTGACACAAGTACCTACTCAAAGATTCGTGATGAAGCGACCGCTTTCTATTACGAAAACTACTCTGGTGGTATTGGTGTTGCAAAAAAACTTTTCAGCGTCTGGCAAGATGTACTGAAGAAAGGCATTGAAATCGCTGAAAGTTGTGAATGTCGGTCGGGGTGTCAGAATTGTATTGAGCCTGCAAAAAATTACAATACTGGAAACGCTGACGACAAAATAGATAAAAGAAGTGGTATTGCGTTGGCAACACATATTCTTGAGGAGGCAAAGCGAGGACCTGATAGGAGATTCCAAGACGGGATGATGATTTCAGTTTAACTGAAAATATTCGAGAATACTGTCGAACTAACCCAAATTTTCTGTAGATATA containing:
- a CDS encoding DUF4145 domain-containing protein, encoding MKNHSLWRFGESGYSGSNLSKYNIICPFCMENGNFETVHHEEKTKPNSSKTLNFDTLKCGNCAGYVLVFWSASEHGNIHDSLVIPQARRTESYPEHWPEEVGIYWVESRRVVEDGNWYTGASSARNALQAALRCHPDWDGNAKRSLIQEIDDFASKGHLPPIMKEWSNEVRLLGNISSHPIPGRDSIEPKDVYDIMEFLEFLLTYLYDLPERINQYKNRNKK
- a CDS encoding DEAD/DEAH box helicase, translated to MIDISQFKEQLKEFDALRDDDEIQTGTVEHMQPQHVKEWPSELHSSVRNALIHAGITTPYKHQAEAISRSLNGTDIVLESPTASGKTLAFSAPMLDALVRNPGSHALMIYPMKALAFDQREQIEKLCEPLRIESFPYDGDTDKEHRDLLRNYPIPILLTNPEYLNMSFLAYKEQWEGFLRNLRYVIIDEMHEYRGFFGANMALLLRRFFLHLDRIGANPRVFLSTATCANPAEHAENLIGRNIEVISARDMFRPKRHFVFVNPAIPDFRYREIFRLRIEQAALSILANQLQTLVFCPTKRFLEDALINCKRKAEEQGLNPDDISPFYADMKSDDRREIQQKIKDGEIRIVFTTNALELGLDIGGLDGVILAGFPSNIMSAWQQIGRAGRGWNKEAFVLFYAMNDPIDRFFVGNLDTFLNKPLDELVIDPSNEELIRRHLPSLTYETDGELSSDEEHILGSAFYDISQMNTGTVPKGFKPHQNLNIRGSIGQSFELKRGNEKLGQISEMRRFREAYIGATFTFFRRKYSVHAHEADAVVLTDTEHNLRTDPSFFTVLMPTAVFNGVAYGEIEVYYGVLNLTMNFTGYRIVDERTGEPRELHQTNDAYYQNNLHAFWINVPPSERTTDGISALEHIIRVGGMFVIPADRFDTSTYSKIRDEATAFYYENYSGGIGVAKKLFSVWQDVLKKGIEIAESCECRSGCQNCIEPAKNYNTGNADDKIDKRSGIALATHILEEAKRGPDRRFQDGMMISV